Genomic window (Streptomyces liliiviolaceus):
CCCGTCTACCAGCTCGGCCTGATCTCGTTCCTGGAGTACACCCAGGCGCAGGTCAGCGGCGGCGAGCCGACGTCCTTCCAGGGCTTCGGGAACTACGCGACGCTCTTCCGCGACGAGCAGTTCTGGCAAGTGCTGCTCGCCACCGTGGTGTTCGCGTCGGCGTGCGTCGTGTCGACCCTCGCGGTCGGCTGCGCGCTCGCGGTCCTCCTGACACGTGTCCGTGCCGTCCCCCGGCTCGCCCTGATGCTGGCCGCGCTCGGCGCCTGGGCGACCCCCGCGGTCACCGGGTCCACGGTGTGGCTGCTCCTGTTCGACCCCGACTTCGGCCCCGTCAACCGGGCCCTGGGGCTCGGCGACCACTCCTGGACGTACGGCCGCTACAGCGCCTTCGCCCTCGTCCTGCTCGAAGTCGTCTGGTGCTCCTTCCCGTTCGTGATGGTCACCGTGTACGCCGGGATCCGCGCCGTGCCCTCAGAGGTCCTGGAGGCCGCCTCCCTGGACGGCGCCTCCCAGTGGCGGATCTGGCGCTCGGTGCTCGCGCCGATGCTCCGCCCGATCCTCGTGGTCGTCACCATCCAGTCGGTCATCTGGGACTTCAAGGTCTTCACCCAGATCTACGTCATGACGAACGGCGGCGGCATCGCGGGCCAGAACCTCGTCCTGAACGTGTACGCGTATCAAAAGGCCTTCGCGTCCTCCCAGTACGGCCTCGGGTCGGCGATCGGAGTGGTGATGCTGCTGATTCTGCTGGCGGTCACGCTCGTATATCTGAGGCTGCTGCGAAGGCAGGGGGAAGAGCTGTGAGTTCCGTGACGTCCGGGCATTCCGCGCGGACCGGATTCGTGCGAAATCTCGTACGCCGTTCCGTGCGACGGCCGTGGCGGCTGGCCGCCGAGGTCTCGGCGCTGCTGATCGCGGCGGTCGTCGCATTCCCCCTCTACTGGATGGTGCTCAGCGCCTTCAAACCGGCCGGGGAGATCGAGTCGAGCGAGCCGCGGCCCTGGACGCTCTCCCCGTCGCTGGATTCCTTCCGGCGCGTCTTCGGGCAGCAGGAATTCGGCCGTTACTTCCTCAACAGTCTTGTCGTCGCGGTCACCGTCGTCGCCGTCTCGGCGCTCATCGCGTTTCTCGCCGCGACCGCCGTGACACGATTCCGCTTCCGCTTCCGGACCACCCTGCTGATCATGTTCCTGGTCGCCCAGATGGTGCCCGTCGAGGCACTGACGATCCCCCTCTTCTTCCAGATGCGGGACTTCGGTCAGCTCAACACCCTGGGCGCGCTGATCCTGCCGCACATCGCCTTCTCACTGCCCTTCGCGATCTGGATGCTGCGGGGCTTCGTGAAGGCCGTCCCCGAGGCACTGGAGGAGGCCGCCCACATCGACGGGGCGAGCCGGACGCGGTTCCTGTGGCAGATCCTTTTCCCGCTGGTCTTTCCCGGGCTCGTCGCCACCAGCGTGTTCTCGTTCATCTCCGCCTGGAACGACTTCCTGTTCGCCAAATCGTTCATCATCAGCGACACCTCGCAGTCCACGCTGCCGATGGCCCTCCTCGTCTTCTACAAGCCCGACGACCCGGACTGGGGCGGCGTGATGGCCGGTTCCACCGTGATGACGATTCCCGTGCTGATCTTCTTCGTACTCGTACAGCGGCGCCTGGTCTCCGGACTCGGCGGCGCGGTGAAGGACTGACGTGAGCGACGCGACACCCGTAGCCCCGACCCCCGACGCCCCGGCCGGGGTGATCCCCGCGCCCCGCTCGGTACGGCGTTCCGCCGGCCCGGGTGTCCCGCTCGACGCGGCCACCACCCTGTCGGCCGGCCCCGGCACGGGCACCACCGAACGCTGGCTGCGCCTCACCCTCGGCGCCGCCCTGGGACTTTCGCTGCCGCCCGCTCCCGAAAGCGCCGGCGGCCCCGAAAACACGTCCGGCACCGAAAGCGCGACCGGTGCGGAAAACGCCCCGAACACCGTGCGGTTGCGTATCGACGAGTCCCTCCCGCCGGAGGCCTACGTACTCGACGCCGATTCCGGACGGGGCATCGAGATCCGCGGCGGGAGCGGCGCCGGAGTGTTCTGGGGAGCCCAGACACTGCGCCAGCTCATCGGCCCCGAAGCCTTCCGCCGCGCACCCGTCCGACCGGGCGTCACGTACACCGTCCCGAACCTGACCGTCGAGGACGCACCGCGATTCGGCTGGCGCGGTCTGATGCTCGACGTCTCGCGGCACTTCATGCCGAAGGACGGCGTCCTGCGCCAACTCGACCTGATGGCCGCGCACAAGCTCAACGTCTTCCACTTCCACCTCACCGACGACCAGGGCTGGCGTATCGAGATCAAGCGGTATCCGAAGCTCACGGAGACCGGATCATGGCGGGCACGCACCAAATTCGGTCATCGCGCCTCGCCCCACTGGGAGGAGAAGCCGCATGGGGGCTTCTACACCCAGGACGACATCCGCGAGATCGTCGCGTACGCCGCCGAACGGCATATCGCCGTCGTCCCCGAAATCGACATCCCGGGGCACTCGCAGGCCGCCATCGCCGCATATCCGGAACTCGGCAACACCGATGTCGTCGACACGCACTCCCTCTCCGTCTGGGACACCTGGGGCGTCTCCAAAAACGTACTCGCACCCACTGACAACGCCCTTCGCTTCTACGAGGGCGTCTTCGAGGAACTCCTCGACCTGTTCCCCTCGGAGTTCATCCACGTCGGCGGCGACGAGTGCGCCAAGGACCAGTGGAAGGCGTCCCCCGCCGCACAGGCACGGATCACCGAACTGGGCCTCGCGGACGAGGACGCGCTGCAGTCCTGGTTCATCCGCCACTTCGACGACTGGCTCACCGCACGCGGACGCCGGCTGATCGGCTGGGACGAGATCCTGGAGGGCGGGCTCGCCCCGGGCGCCACCGTCTCCTCGTGGCGCGGCTACCGGGGCGGCATCACGGCCGCCCGGGCCGGCCACGACGTCGTCATGTGCCCCGAGCAGCAGGTCTACCTGGACCACCGGCAGGCCGAAGGCCCCGACGAGCCGGTGCCCATCGGCTTCGTGCGCACCCTGGAGGACGTCTACCGCTTCGAACCCGTTCCACCGGAGCTGACCCCCGCTCAGGCGCGGCACGTACTGGGCACCCAGGCCAATCTGTGGACCGAGGTGATGGAGGACCGGGACCGCGTGGACTACCAGGCCTTCCCGCGGCTCGTGGCCTTCGCGGAGGTCGCCTGGAGCGCCCTGCCCCCGCCCGCGGAACGCGACTTCGCGGATTTCGAGGAGCGAATGACCGCGCACTACGCGCGACTTGACGCCCTGGGGGTCGCCTACCGGCCGCCCGCCGGGCCGTTGCCGTGGCAGCGGCGCCCCGGGGTGCTCGGACGCCCGATCGACGGGCCGCCCCCGAACGTGTGAGCCGCCTGTCGGGGGGTGTCGTCCGGCGCGGCACCCTGCGACGGTGGCCTCTGCGGAGAAAGACACCCAAGGGGCAACGAAAACCGCCAATTGGCTCTGACGGGCGATGTGGTGCGAAAACGGACCATCCGCTGGTGGCGGGTAGGAATGCCTCCTAGCGGACCCCCGCGTCGGGGAACCGGGAAGATGTGCCAGAGTTGCCACGTCCGCCCTGTCAGCACGTACCGTACGGCAACACAGGTGGGACCAGGTGGGGCAGCGGGAAGGGGCAGCCGGTTTGACCACGCACGCACCGCAGGCGGCGCACGCCGTGACGCTGCCCGCCTCACTGGACGAGGCCGTGGCGGCGCTCGCAGCCATGCCCGCCGCCGTTCCCGTGGCCGGCGGCACCGACCTCATGGCCGCCGTCAATTCAGGACAGCTCAGGCCCGCCGCGCTCGTCGGCCTCGGCCGCATCAGCGAGATCCGCGGCTGGCAGTACCAGGACGGCCACGCGCTCCTCGGCGCCGGCCTCACCCACGCCCGTATGGGGCGCCCCGACTTCGCCGCCCTCATCCCCGCCCTCGCGGCCGCCGCGCGGGCCGCAGGACCGCCGCAGATCCGCAACGCGGGCACCCTGGGCGGCAACATCGCCTCGGCGTCGCCCACCGGGGACGCCCTCCCGGTGCTGGCCGCGCTGGAAGCGACCCTCATCATCGCCTGCCCCGGCGGCGCCCGCCGCGAGATCCCCGTGTCGCACCTGCTCGCGGGCATGGAGATGCTCCGCGGCGGCGAACTCATCGGGTACGTGCGCGTGCCGCTGCTGCACGCGCCCCAGGTCTTCCTGAAGGCCACCGGACGGACCGGCCCCGGGCGCGCCATCGCCTCCGTGTCGCTCGTCCTCGACCCCGCCAGGCGCGGGGTGCGGTGCGCCGTCGGTGCCATAGCACCGATGCCGCTGCGCCCTCTGGACGCCGAGCAGTGGGTCGCCTCGCTGATCGACTGGGACAACAACCGCGCGATCGTGCCCGAGGCGCTGGCCGCCTTCGGCGAGTACGTCGCCGCGGCCTGCATCCCCGATCCGGCCCCCGAGGAGGACGGTTCCGTACAGCCGCTGCCACCCGCCGTACTGCACCTGCGGCGCACCGTCGCCGCGCTGGCCCGACGAGCACTGGGGAGGGCACTGTCGTGACCGACGACCAGCACGGAGATCAGCACGGTGAGGGCGCGCCCCGCGCGGGCAGCCGCTGGGACCCGCTGCCCCAGGGCGACTACGACGACGGCGCCACCGCCTTCGTCAAGCTCCCCGAAGGGGGCATCGACGCCCTCCTCGCGGACTCGCCGCTCGCCGCGCCCGGCCACGGCTACGTACCGCCGCCGATAACGGTCGCGCCCGGCACGGGTGCCGAGAACGACCCGGGGTCCACCGGCTCCTGGGGCGCACCGCCCGAGGCGGCCGGCCCCGGTCAGCGGCAGGACGTCCGGTGGCCCGACCCGAACGCCCTCCCCGAAGAGCACCGGCAGGCCCCCCAGGACCAGTTCTCGTACCACCCCGGGGCCACCGGCCAGTGGACCTTCGACCAGCCCGCACAGGGCGACCAGGGCCCGCACGGACACGACGGGACGGGGCACGACGGCTCGGGCCAGGACGTCGGCGGACAGTGGTCCATCCCGCTCGCCGACGGTGATCTGCCGGACGAGTCCGGCGAGTTCACCACGTCCTCGCTGGTCGAGCAGTGGGGTGGCAGTCCGCCCGCCACGCTGCCGGGCGGAGCGGCGGCGCCCTGGGCCAACGAGCCCTGGGCCCAGCAGCCCCCCGAGCAGCAGCAGCCCGCCGACGGGACCGGGCCCCACGCCCCCGCCGAGCACGGCGCCGCCGAGATCATCGACGTCTCCGGAGCGCACGCCGACGAGATCGCCGTCTCCGTGGAGCGCGACCCGGGCCACGACGACGGACGCGACGACGGACGTGATGACGGACGCGAGGAACCGTCCGGGGCCGCGTCCCGCCACGACCACCAGGAGTACGCGGACGACCCCGCGGGCGAGCCGGAGGCCGCCTCCACGGAGGAGCCCGGCGAAGAGGCTCCCGACGCCGCGACCGGCGCGTCCTACCCGGACCCGGACGGCGAGGCCGCCGAGGAGTCCGGGGCCGACGACCCCCAGGGCGTCGCCCCGCACAACGACCACCCCCTCGTCTCGTACGTCCTGCGGGTGAACGGCGTCGAACGGCCCGTGACGGACGCCTGGATCGGCGAATCGCTGCTGTACGTACTGCGCGAGCGCCTCGGCCTCGCGGGCGCCAAGGACGGCTGCTCGCAGGGCGAGTGCGGCGCCTGCAACGTCCAGGTGGACGGCCGGCTCGTCGCGTCCTGCCTGGTGCCCGCCGTGACCGCCGCCGGGAGCGAGGTGCGCACCGTCGAGGGACTCGCCGCCGACGGGCAGCCCTCGGACGTCCAGCGGGCCCTCGCCAAGTGCGGCGCCGTGCAGTGCGGCTTCTGCATCCCGGGCATGGCGATGACCGTGCACGACCTCCTTGAGGGCAACCCGGCGCCGACCGACCTGGAGACCCGCCAGGCCCTGTGCGGCAACCTGTGCCGCTGCTCCGGCTACCGGGGCGTCCTGGACGCCGTACGCGACGTCGTGGCCGAGCGCGAGGCCCACGCGGCCGCCGAGAGCTCCTCGGACGGCGACGAGGCCCGTATCCCGCACCAGGCGGGCCCCGGCGGCGGAGGCGTCAACCCGTCCGCGTTCGAGCCCCACCAGTCCAGCCAGCCCCACGAGCAGCCGTACGGCCAGGACGGAGGCCAGGCGTGAGCAACGACACCGCCACCGCGACCACCGCGCAGCCCGGCACCGCACCGGAACCGCCGCCGCACGGCCTCGGCGTGTCCCTGCCGTCCGCGGAGGCCCGCGCCAAGACGGAGGGCACCTTCCCGTACGCGGCGGACCTGTGGGCCGAGGGCCTCCTGTGGGCCGCCGTCCTGAGATCACCTCACCCGCACGCGCGCATCCTGTCCGTCGACACCACCCACGCGCGCGAGATGCCCGGCGTCCAGGCCGTCATCACCCACGAGGACGTGCCCGGCACCGCGCTGCTCGGCCGCGGCAGGGCCGACCGCCCCGTCTTCGCCTCCGACGTCGTGCGCCACCACGGAGAGGCCATCGCGGCCGTCGCCGCGGACCACCCCGACACCGCGCGCATGGCCGCCGCGGCCGTCATCGTCGAGTACGAGATCCTCGACCCGGTGACCGACCCGGAGCAGGCCTTCGAAGCGGAGCCCCTGCACCCCGACGGCAACCTCATCCGCCACATCCCGCTGCGCCACGGAGACCCGGACGCCGCCGGTGACATCGTCGTCGAGGGCCTCTACCGCATCGGCCGCCAGGACCCGGCCCCGATCGGCGCCGAGGCCGGCCTCGCCGTGCCCCGCCCCGACGGCGGGGTCGAGCTCTACGTGGCCTCCACCGACCCGCACACCGACCGCGACACGGCCGCCGCCTGCTACGGCCTGGAACCGGAACGCGTGAAGGTCGTCGTCACCGGCGTGCCCGGCGCCACCGCCGACCGCGAGGACCAGGGCTTCCAGCTCCCGCTCGGGCTGCTCGCCCTCAAGACCGGATGCCCGGTCAAACTGACCGCGACGCGCGAAGAATCCTTCCTCGGGCACGTCCACCGGCACCCCACGCTCCTGCGCTACCGCCACCACGCGGACGCCGAGGGCAGGCTGATCAAGGTCGAGGCGCAGATCCTCCTCGACGCGGGCGCGTACGCGGACACCTCCTCGGAGGCCCTCGCCGCCGCCGTCTCCTTCGCCTGCGGCCCCTACGTCGTCCCGAACGCCTTCATCGAGGGCTGGGCCGTACGCACCAACAACCCGCCCTCCGGACACGTACGCGGCGAGGGCGCCATGCAGGTCTGCGCCGCCTACGAGGCCCAGATGGACAAGCTGGCCAAGAAGCTCGGCGTCGACCCGGCCGACCTGCGCCTGCGCAACGTCCTGGCCACCGGGGACGTCCTGCCGACCGGCCAGACGGTCACCTGCCCGGCCCCCGTCGCCGAACTGCTCCAGGCCGTCCAGGAACACCCGCTGCCCGCCCTCCCCAAGGACACCCCCGAGGACGAGTGGCTGCTCCCCGGCGGCCCCGAGGGCGCCGGCGAACCCGGCGCCGTACGGCGGGGCGTCGGCTACGCCCTGGGCATGGTCCACATGCTCGGCGCCGAGGGCACCGACGAGGTCTCGACGGCCACCGTGAAGGTCCACGACGGCATCGCCACCGTGCTCTGCGCGGCCGTGGAGACCGGCCAGGGCTTCACCACGCTGGCCCGGCAGATCGTCCAGGAGACGCTCGGCATCGAAGAGGTCCATGTGGCCTCCGTGGACACCGACCAGCCCCCGGCGGGCCCCAGCGCCCGCGGCCGGCACACCTGGGTCTCCGGCGGCGCCGTCGAACGGGCCGCCAAGATGGTCCGCACGCAGCTGCTGCAGCCTCTGGCGCACAAGTTCGGCATGTCCACCGAGCTGCTCCAGATCACCGACGGCAAGATCACCTCGTACGACGGCGTGCTGTCGACGACCGTCAGCGAGGCGATGGACGGCAAGGAGCTGTGGGCGACCGCGCAGTGCCGTCCGCACCCCACCGAGCCGCTGGACGGCGCCGGCCAGGGCGACGCCTTCGTGGGCCTCGCCTTCTGCGCGATCCGCGCGGTGGTGGACGTGGACATCGAGCTGGGCTCGGTACGCGTGGTCGAACTGGCGCTCGCCCAGGACGTGGGCCGCATCCTGAACCCCGCGCAGCTCACCGCCCGGATCGAGGCCGGGGTCACCCAGGGCATCGGCGCCGCCCTCACGGAGAACCTGCGCACCGCGCGCGGGCTGGTGCGCCATCCCGACCTCACCGGGTACTCGCTGCCGACCGCCCTCGACGCCCCCGACATCCGCATCGTCAAGCTCGTCGAGGAGCGTGACGTGGTCGCGCCCTTCGGAGCGAAGGCCGTCAGCGCCGTACCGGTCGTCACGTCCCCCGCGGCGGTCGCGTCCGCCGTACGGGCGGCCACCGGACGCCCGGTGAACCGGCTGCCGATAAGGCCCCAGGCGGCCGTGGTGACGGCGACGCAGTGAGGCACGTGCGGAACGCGGGGTGAGTGGTGGACGGCGGTGTGGTCCTGATCACCGGCATCATGGCCGCCGGGAAGTCCACGGTCGCGCAGGCACTGGCCGAGAGACTGCCACGGGCCGCCCACGTACGGGGTGACGTGTTCCGGCGGATGCTCGTCACCGGCCGCGCGGAGTACGAGCCCGGAGCGGGCCCGCACAGCGAGGCGGAGGCCCAACTCCGGCTGCGTTACCGGCTGTCGGCGGCGACGGCGGACACGTACGCGCGGGCGGGCTTCACGGCGGTCGTCCAGGACGTGGTCCTGGGCGCGCACCTGACGGCCTACGTCGAACTCGTACGGACGAGCCCGCTGTACGTCGTCGTACTGGCCCCGGACGCCGCGGCCGTGGCGGAGCGGGAGGAGGGGCGGGCCAAGACGGGCTACGGCGCGTGGACCGTCGAGGACCTCGACCGCGGGCTGCGTACGGACACCCCGCGTGTCGGGCTGTGGCTGGACACCACCGAGCAGACCGCGGGGCAGACGGTGGACGCGATCCTGGCGGGCCGGGAACGGGCCCGCGTCCGCTGAGTCGGCCGGTGAGTCGGCCGGCGGGATCCGGCTGGACCCGGGCGGGACTGACGGGAAGTCAGCGAAGGCCGGTGTGAAGTCGCTGGTCAGCGCGATCCCGGGGCGTTGTCAGTGGTGCCGGGTAGTGTTCTGGTCAGTGGGGGAGGACCGCTGGGCGGCGGGCCGTTTCCGGGTGTTTCGAGGCGCATCCGGATGCCCTGGCATGCGTGGCGGCATGCCTGCGCGCATGACTGTGTGCCGCCCGGCCCGGTCCTGCCGGGGGACTGCGAACAACGATCCGCGGGGGAACGATGAGCACGACGGACACCGGCATCGGCACCAACAGCGGCACGGACAATGACACCGGTGTCAGCACCGGCATCGGCATCGGCATCGAGAGGATCACTCTGCACGAGGACGCGCTGGACCCGTACGTCACGCACCCGCCGACGCGCCGCTGGCTGACGGGGCCCGGACTGCCGGGCGACAGCGGCCTGTTGACCTTCGAGCCCCTGCGCGAGGACGGCCTGCGGACGGTGGGGGACTCGACGGGAGACCCGGCCGCCCTCCATCCCGAACTGCGCGACCAGTTGGTGATCGGCGCACTGCGGGACCCCGGCGGCATGGAGACGGAGTCGGTCCTGCTCGACGGGGCGACGGGCGAGGTGTCCACCACGTTCTTCCTCCACGACCGCCCCGACCTGATGGACCGTCTCCCGCTCGCGCCCTCGCTCCGGACGCTCACGGACTTCGTGACGGCGACGGACGAGATGTCCGCGAGGAGAGGCCAGTTCGCCTCCTACGAGGGCCGGTTCGGGCCGAAGGCCGTCACCGCGATGTCGCGGCAGCTGCTGGCGCTGTTCGAGGAGGGCGTCGACGGCGAGGTCCCGCCGTTCTGGAAGATGGCGGCGCTGATCCGCCCGATGGCCCTGGTCGCGGACGCGCCGGCCGACTCCGCGCTGACCCTCGACCTCCCCGCCCGCCTGCTGGACCAGGAGTTCGGGCACGGCCGGGTGGTGCGCTTCGAGGACGTCGACTTCCCCGCCGCCCTCGCCCACGAGCCGACGCGGCACTTCCTGCGCGAGACGGGCCTGCCCGAGGACGGCTTCCTGTTCCAGCTGGACACGGACGTACCGCTGCCGACGCTCGCCGAGTACTACGAGGACGAGCGCCCGGACGTGTTCACCCCCGACCAACTCCCGCGCGACGCCGACCACTTGATCCGCCTGGGCCACCTGATCGAGGACAACAGCCTGATCGTCGACGGCGAGACGGGCGCGATCCTCGACTGGAGCGAGCCCGACGCCACGCTGTACGCGCTGAACACGGACGTCTCGACCCTGGCCTTCACCCTGTGGCTGCTCCACCGCGAGCGGACGATCGACGAGTCCCTAGCCCACGAACTGACCGACGAGGCCTACGACCAGCTCGCCACGACGATGGCGCAGACCCTGTCGACGGTCGACCCCACGGGCACCGCCCCGGGCACCGAGTGGCACTACTGGACGGAGATGTTCCAGGACGAGGCGGGAGGCGTGCTCTGACCCACCCAGGGCCGCCCGGAACCGCCCGCACACGACGCGGGGCCGACCACCCGAAGGCAGCCGACCCCGACACCGGACCAGAGGCCGTGGCGGGAATTGAACCCACGTGCCTCGCTTTGCAGGCGAGTCCCTAAGCCACTCGGGCACACGGCCAAGCTTGAGTCCGTTGTTCCGGACTCGTTGTGTCGACCGTACGGGCCGGGGTGGAGGTGGCCAAGGGCTTCGTGGGGGCTGCAACGGGACTGCCATGCCGCGTTCACAAAGGGCGGGAAGGGCGGGTGCTGGAGGTCGTACGACCAAGGTCTCAGGGCGGGGCCGTCTTTCGACAGGGGTCAATGTCGGTCTTGCCCCTTACCCTGGCGAACATGACCTCCCTGGAACCGGGCGACACCGGCGTCGCCGCCACCCCGAGCGCACCGATCGAAGACGTCGCCCCGGACGGTGTGCTCAGCCGTCCGTACCGGGCGCTGAGCATCGGGATCGTGTCCGTCGTGCTGCTGATCGCCTTCGAGGCGACGGCCGTCGGGACGGCCATGCCGGTGGCGGCGCGGGAGCTGGACGGGATCTCGCTGTACGCGTTCGCGTTCTCCGGGTACTTCACGACGAGCCTGTTCGGCATGGTGCTCGCCGGGCAGTGGTCCGACCGGGCCGGCCCGCTGGGGTCCCTCACCGCGGGCATTGGGGCCTTCGCGGCGGGGCTGCTGCTGTCCGGGACGGCCGGGGCCATGTGGCTGTTCATCCTCGGCCGGGCCGTACAGGGCCTGGGCGGGGGGCTGGTGATCGTCGCGCTGTACGTGGTGGTGGGGCGGGCGTATCCGGCCCGGCTGCGCCCGTCGATCATGGCGGCGTTCGCGGCGAGCTGGGTGGTCCCGTCCATCGTCGGCCCCCTCGCCTCCGGCGCGGTCACCGAGCACCTCGGCTGGCGCTGGGTCTTCGTCGGCGTACCGGTGCTGGTCCTCCTGCCGCTGGCGCTCGCGCTGCCGCAGATACGCAGTCGGGCGTCCGGACCGGAGGAAGGGACCCTTCCGGCCCCCTTCGACCGGCGGCGCATCCGGCTGGCGCTGGGCATCTCCGCGGGCGCCGGACTCCTCCAGTACGCCGCCCAGGACCTGCGGTGGCTGTCCCTGGTCCCGGGGGTGGCCGGGGCCGCGCTGCTCGTCCCGGCGGTCCTCGGACTGCTGCCGCGGGGCACCTACCTGGCGGCGCGCGGACTGCCGTCCGTGGTGCTGCTGCGCGGCGTGGCCGCCGGGTCCTTCATCGCGGCGGAGTCCTTCGTACCGCTGATGCTGGTCACCGAGCGGGGCCTGTCGCCGACGCTCGCCGGGTTCTCCCTCGCGGCCGGCGGCGGCACCTGGGCGCTGGGTTCCTTCGTGCAGGCGAGGGCGCGCGTGGAGCCGTACCGGGAGCGGCTGATGATGCTGGGCATGGTGCTCACCGCGGCCGCCATCGCCGCCGCGCCGACCGTGCTGATCGACGGGGTGCCGGTGTGGACGGTGGCGGT
Coding sequences:
- a CDS encoding carbohydrate ABC transporter permease, whose protein sequence is MTDRPLAVSAPGAAPGAAPGPAPAAGPAVRESPAGNATKAPRPGRRPATGRRSPLARGGWTPWLYLAPALVVIGGLLVYPVYQLGLISFLEYTQAQVSGGEPTSFQGFGNYATLFRDEQFWQVLLATVVFASACVVSTLAVGCALAVLLTRVRAVPRLALMLAALGAWATPAVTGSTVWLLLFDPDFGPVNRALGLGDHSWTYGRYSAFALVLLEVVWCSFPFVMVTVYAGIRAVPSEVLEAASLDGASQWRIWRSVLAPMLRPILVVVTIQSVIWDFKVFTQIYVMTNGGGIAGQNLVLNVYAYQKAFASSQYGLGSAIGVVMLLILLAVTLVYLRLLRRQGEEL
- a CDS encoding carbohydrate ABC transporter permease, whose product is MRNLVRRSVRRPWRLAAEVSALLIAAVVAFPLYWMVLSAFKPAGEIESSEPRPWTLSPSLDSFRRVFGQQEFGRYFLNSLVVAVTVVAVSALIAFLAATAVTRFRFRFRTTLLIMFLVAQMVPVEALTIPLFFQMRDFGQLNTLGALILPHIAFSLPFAIWMLRGFVKAVPEALEEAAHIDGASRTRFLWQILFPLVFPGLVATSVFSFISAWNDFLFAKSFIISDTSQSTLPMALLVFYKPDDPDWGGVMAGSTVMTIPVLIFFVLVQRRLVSGLGGAVKD
- a CDS encoding beta-N-acetylhexosaminidase, whose amino-acid sequence is MSDATPVAPTPDAPAGVIPAPRSVRRSAGPGVPLDAATTLSAGPGTGTTERWLRLTLGAALGLSLPPAPESAGGPENTSGTESATGAENAPNTVRLRIDESLPPEAYVLDADSGRGIEIRGGSGAGVFWGAQTLRQLIGPEAFRRAPVRPGVTYTVPNLTVEDAPRFGWRGLMLDVSRHFMPKDGVLRQLDLMAAHKLNVFHFHLTDDQGWRIEIKRYPKLTETGSWRARTKFGHRASPHWEEKPHGGFYTQDDIREIVAYAAERHIAVVPEIDIPGHSQAAIAAYPELGNTDVVDTHSLSVWDTWGVSKNVLAPTDNALRFYEGVFEELLDLFPSEFIHVGGDECAKDQWKASPAAQARITELGLADEDALQSWFIRHFDDWLTARGRRLIGWDEILEGGLAPGATVSSWRGYRGGITAARAGHDVVMCPEQQVYLDHRQAEGPDEPVPIGFVRTLEDVYRFEPVPPELTPAQARHVLGTQANLWTEVMEDRDRVDYQAFPRLVAFAEVAWSALPPPAERDFADFEERMTAHYARLDALGVAYRPPAGPLPWQRRPGVLGRPIDGPPPNV
- a CDS encoding FAD binding domain-containing protein yields the protein MTTHAPQAAHAVTLPASLDEAVAALAAMPAAVPVAGGTDLMAAVNSGQLRPAALVGLGRISEIRGWQYQDGHALLGAGLTHARMGRPDFAALIPALAAAARAAGPPQIRNAGTLGGNIASASPTGDALPVLAALEATLIIACPGGARREIPVSHLLAGMEMLRGGELIGYVRVPLLHAPQVFLKATGRTGPGRAIASVSLVLDPARRGVRCAVGAIAPMPLRPLDAEQWVASLIDWDNNRAIVPEALAAFGEYVAAACIPDPAPEEDGSVQPLPPAVLHLRRTVAALARRALGRALS
- a CDS encoding 2Fe-2S iron-sulfur cluster-binding protein, whose translation is MTDDQHGDQHGEGAPRAGSRWDPLPQGDYDDGATAFVKLPEGGIDALLADSPLAAPGHGYVPPPITVAPGTGAENDPGSTGSWGAPPEAAGPGQRQDVRWPDPNALPEEHRQAPQDQFSYHPGATGQWTFDQPAQGDQGPHGHDGTGHDGSGQDVGGQWSIPLADGDLPDESGEFTTSSLVEQWGGSPPATLPGGAAAPWANEPWAQQPPEQQQPADGTGPHAPAEHGAAEIIDVSGAHADEIAVSVERDPGHDDGRDDGRDDGREEPSGAASRHDHQEYADDPAGEPEAASTEEPGEEAPDAATGASYPDPDGEAAEESGADDPQGVAPHNDHPLVSYVLRVNGVERPVTDAWIGESLLYVLRERLGLAGAKDGCSQGECGACNVQVDGRLVASCLVPAVTAAGSEVRTVEGLAADGQPSDVQRALAKCGAVQCGFCIPGMAMTVHDLLEGNPAPTDLETRQALCGNLCRCSGYRGVLDAVRDVVAEREAHAAAESSSDGDEARIPHQAGPGGGGVNPSAFEPHQSSQPHEQPYGQDGGQA
- a CDS encoding xanthine dehydrogenase family protein molybdopterin-binding subunit; this encodes MSNDTATATTAQPGTAPEPPPHGLGVSLPSAEARAKTEGTFPYAADLWAEGLLWAAVLRSPHPHARILSVDTTHAREMPGVQAVITHEDVPGTALLGRGRADRPVFASDVVRHHGEAIAAVAADHPDTARMAAAAVIVEYEILDPVTDPEQAFEAEPLHPDGNLIRHIPLRHGDPDAAGDIVVEGLYRIGRQDPAPIGAEAGLAVPRPDGGVELYVASTDPHTDRDTAAACYGLEPERVKVVVTGVPGATADREDQGFQLPLGLLALKTGCPVKLTATREESFLGHVHRHPTLLRYRHHADAEGRLIKVEAQILLDAGAYADTSSEALAAAVSFACGPYVVPNAFIEGWAVRTNNPPSGHVRGEGAMQVCAAYEAQMDKLAKKLGVDPADLRLRNVLATGDVLPTGQTVTCPAPVAELLQAVQEHPLPALPKDTPEDEWLLPGGPEGAGEPGAVRRGVGYALGMVHMLGAEGTDEVSTATVKVHDGIATVLCAAVETGQGFTTLARQIVQETLGIEEVHVASVDTDQPPAGPSARGRHTWVSGGAVERAAKMVRTQLLQPLAHKFGMSTELLQITDGKITSYDGVLSTTVSEAMDGKELWATAQCRPHPTEPLDGAGQGDAFVGLAFCAIRAVVDVDIELGSVRVVELALAQDVGRILNPAQLTARIEAGVTQGIGAALTENLRTARGLVRHPDLTGYSLPTALDAPDIRIVKLVEERDVVAPFGAKAVSAVPVVTSPAAVASAVRAATGRPVNRLPIRPQAAVVTATQ
- a CDS encoding AAA family ATPase, yielding MVLITGIMAAGKSTVAQALAERLPRAAHVRGDVFRRMLVTGRAEYEPGAGPHSEAEAQLRLRYRLSAATADTYARAGFTAVVQDVVLGAHLTAYVELVRTSPLYVVVLAPDAAAVAEREEGRAKTGYGAWTVEDLDRGLRTDTPRVGLWLDTTEQTAGQTVDAILAGRERARVR
- a CDS encoding SUKH-4 family immunity protein, producing the protein MSTTDTGIGTNSGTDNDTGVSTGIGIGIERITLHEDALDPYVTHPPTRRWLTGPGLPGDSGLLTFEPLREDGLRTVGDSTGDPAALHPELRDQLVIGALRDPGGMETESVLLDGATGEVSTTFFLHDRPDLMDRLPLAPSLRTLTDFVTATDEMSARRGQFASYEGRFGPKAVTAMSRQLLALFEEGVDGEVPPFWKMAALIRPMALVADAPADSALTLDLPARLLDQEFGHGRVVRFEDVDFPAALAHEPTRHFLRETGLPEDGFLFQLDTDVPLPTLAEYYEDERPDVFTPDQLPRDADHLIRLGHLIEDNSLIVDGETGAILDWSEPDATLYALNTDVSTLAFTLWLLHRERTIDESLAHELTDEAYDQLATTMAQTLSTVDPTGTAPGTEWHYWTEMFQDEAGGVL